The Maylandia zebra isolate NMK-2024a linkage group LG4, Mzebra_GT3a, whole genome shotgun sequence genome includes a window with the following:
- the LOC101466550 gene encoding GTPase IMAP family member 5 produces the protein MGSTEPSESSVMINEDPENEDEQELPELRIVLFGRTTVGKSTLGGIILGDSAAFTLSDPHGERTKTCHVERKTDSDSHSVVVVDTPGLFKMGSSEEDVVKEIKWATENVEPGPHVFLLVERLKIITSEELKALQVFERTFGKRAVAYVTVVFTHKNDPRGNEADIKEGMKDNEHLRELIERCQWRYFIFNIADRSPVQVTELLEKITQERQDYSDFFYTPQMLQAAEKAANEERSKDDRRRKASENRLAILEKSGLLGIFLGSVVGYFSCGGELTPTSGALLGALLGMILIMGMTFSGICVFEKYHKK, from the exons ATGGGCAGCACTGAGCCTTCAGAGAGCTCGGTGATGATCAATGAAGATCCAGAGAATGAAG ATGAGCAGGAGCTTCCAGAGCTGAGGATCGTCCTGTTCGGGAGGACGACGGTTGGGAAAAGTACGCTAGGAGGCATCATCCTGGGGGACAGTGCTGCATTCACGTTGAGCGATCCTCATGGAGAGCGCACAAAGACCTGCCACGTGGAAAGAAAGACAGACTCTGACAGTCACAGCGTGGTTGTTGTGGACACTCCGGGTCTGTTTAAAATGGGATCAAGTGAAGAGGACGTGGTGAAAGAGATCAAGTGGGCCACTGAAAACGTTGAACCTGGTCCTCATGTGTTCCTGTTGGTGGAAAGGCTCAAAATCATCACATCTGAAGAGTTAAAAGCACTGCAGGTTTTTGAACGCACTTTTGGCAAACGTGCAGTGGCCTACGTTACGGTGGTGTTCACCCACAAAAACGATCCGAGAGGGAACGAAGCTGACATAAAAGAGGGCATGAAAGACAATGAGCACCTCAGGGAACTGATTGAACGGTGCCAgtggagatattttatttttaacattgcTGACAGGAGCCCTGTTCAAGTCACCGAGCTGCTGGAGAAGATAACTCAGGAGAGACAAGATTACTCGGACTTCTTCTACACGCCTCAGATGCTCCAGGCGGCTGAAAAAGCTGCGAACGAGGAGCGAAGCAAAGACGACCGCAGGAGGAAAGCATCAGAAAACAGACTGGCTATTCTTGAGAAGAGCGGATTGTTGGGAATATTTCTCGGGAGTGTTGTTGGGTATTTTAGCTGTGGTGGTGAGCTGACACCTACATCAGGAGCTCTACTGGGAGCTTTACTGGGTATGATACTGATAATGGGAATGACATTTTCAGGGATCTGTGTATTCGAGAAATACCATAAAAAGTGA